The proteins below are encoded in one region of Silene latifolia isolate original U9 population chromosome 2, ASM4854445v1, whole genome shotgun sequence:
- the LOC141644103 gene encoding uncharacterized protein LOC141644103, with amino-acid sequence MAAAAAAAVSEEKKLSLKIMVDIKAKKVVFAEADKEFIDFIFNLMSLPLSAVTKVLLLNEKGSVGCLGSLYKSIESLSSQYFEPNLSNNSVLKPKASVTLPLLSLYDYPSSDCRIFRCANGHTSMSDVRGSLCKSGCGMVEMNYTYVTSKKVALGYVKGAVVYMVMDNLEVKPMSISLIKSLVKDFEFMEERQVQVGLQEGLAILKASLETSNVLTSVFLKKI; translated from the exons atggcagcagcagcagcagcagcagttaGTGAGGAAAAAAAACTAAGTTTGAAAATAATGGTGGATATAAAAGCAAAGAAAGTAGTGTTTGCAGAAGCAGACAAggaatttattgattttattttcaatCTCATGTCCTTGCCTCTTTCGGCAGTCACTAAAGTACTACTCCTTAATGAAAAGGGCAGTGTAGGCTGCCTTGGTTCCCTTTATAAAAGTATTGAGTCTCTAAGTAGTCAATACTTTGAGCCCAACTTAAGCAATAACTCTGTACTTAAGCCGAAAGCGTCCGTTACTCTTCCGTTGTTGTCGCTTTACGACTATCCGTCGTCTGACTGCAGAATTTTCAGGTGCGCCAACGGCCATACTAGTATGAGTGATGTTCGAGGGAGTTTGTGTAAAAGTGGTTGTGGGATGGTTGAAATGAACTATACTTATGTGACATCAAAGAAAGTAGCGTTAGGTTATGTCAAGGGAGCGGTGGTTTATATGGTGATGGATAACTTGGAGGTCAAACCTATGTCCATTTCTCTTATCAAGTCTCTTGTCAAGGATTTTGAGTTTATGGAGGAGCGACAGGTTCAAGTCGGTCTTCAGGAG GGATTAGCCATTTTGAAAGCATCTCTGGAAACCAGTAACGTGCTGACATCTGTCTTTCTTAAGAAGATCTAG